The Neurospora crassa OR74A linkage group I, whole genome shotgun sequence genome segment ACCTCCAGCGTGTCATCGCTGAGGCTCGCCGTGCCGGTCACTAAATTGGTTAATCCCAATCGATGGACTGCTTGGAGAGTGTGATTAAAAATACCAAAAAGGATTTCTGCCTCTTGTCTTTTCTCTGGCATTGTTCGGCGTGACGTTGGTTCGTTATGTTATGGATCCTATCTAAGCGCGCTTTCCCCCTATGGAATGGCTACGAAATAGCTGGTCTCGGGGAATAGAAACGAAATGACAACAGCTTGAATGGCAAGATGCTTGATCACGAACAAACTACTTCCCATTTTCGGACTGTGTGACTTCACATTTGTCAACGTTAACCCTGCTGGGTGCCATGATTGTAGGATATTGGATGCCCACTGCACTTTGTCAGGGTTTTGCTGCCAAATTCGACGGTGCATAGAGAAGCTCTGGCATATTATCTAGTGTACCATCCAATCATTTTCTTGTACATTTACCTCTCAGCCAACGCCCAACGATACCGATGATGGCCACCAAAAAGTTTCTATGAATTGGAAGCATACAATGAAGGTGTCATCCAACTCAAGGTTGTCGGGAGCTGCTCATTTCCTACCAGGCAGCTTGAACAATTTTCCCAACTTCTTCTTGACAGCATCGGAATCCAGACCATGATCACCCTTTCGCTTCACCTCTTGGCCGCTCGATGACGACTGTCCAGCTTGgacatccttctcctcttcaccctcctcctgTGAGACATCTGGTACCACTACCTCCTGCGCTCGGCTAGCCACACTGCCCTTCAAAAAAGGCGCCTCGCGCGCCTCCTGCGACGCCGCATCATCCCATACAAGATTCAACAGTGCCCTACCCCGAAGCTTATAGTCCGCCACTAGCCTCTTGTTACCATCTTGAACCGCAACGACTGGATGCGTGCCGGGGAGGATGAGGCGGAAAGGCTGGTCAGGATGGGTCATGACTCCCTTGACGGCCTGGTATAGGAAAGCGCCTGTGTGCTCCGGGGCAACTGTCCACTGCGCCGATGTCTGGTCCGGGAAACGGATCTTGATATCAACCCGCGTGACCTTGGCGAGCCGAGCTGCTTCCTCGGCCGCATCAGCCGCAAGTTCGGCATCGGACTTGAGCCGTTGGTTTTGCGCCCGTTGCAGTAGCTGTTGTTGCCGTAGCTGAGCATGGGCGATGGTGGGCTCGTACACAGATTCGTCTACTTGAATTTGGGCAGCGATGGGAGTGGTAGAGGACGGGGCATTGAAGACGCCCGTAGGCACGAGGGGGTCGCTGGGTTCGCTGATAGTGGTCGTGGTCTCTGTAGGAGGAATGGCAGAAGGAGCGACTACCTCATCGACGATGTCCATCGGATCGGTCCTCGGGACTGGCTCCGGGGCAGGGGCGACCGGGGCCGCGGCGTTGGTTCCCTCTACGGAGCCCGTCTGTAGTTCTGGCTCTGCTAACGTACTCTCCTTGATGGGCTTCGGCCCAGCAGCTAGAGTAAGATCTTCTGTAGGTTCCTGTATCGCCGGCGCTGACCCAGTCACTGGAGCTGAAGGCTCGTCTGCCTGTGTCTTCGGTTGATCTGATTCCACTTCTTTGAGATATTGGCCGATATCCTGCATCGCCTCATACAGGGTCTTCTCGGTTTCGCGGAAGGAAACCCGCAGAACGATGCTGCCAGAATTAATGCCACAATGGGACAGCGTCTTCTGTAGATCCTCCATCGAAGTGTACTCCCTGCCCATGATGCTCACCACTGGCGCCTCGAAGTATAACTGACCGCTGGTTCCCTGAGGGCCAGTACTGCTCTTAGGCGTGCCTCTGCCGGTCAGGTTTAACCCTTTCTCCGCAACCTCGAACTGCCGCATGACCTGCCACAGCGTCATGTCACTGGATAGCTTCTTCGTGTACCGCTGACCGTTGACATCGAGGGCTATCGACACAACTGCTGCGCTCTTAGACTTTTGCACAAGTTCGAGCTTGGCGCCAGACACGAGACCTGACGTCCGGAAGGGACCAGACAGGTCGATCAGCTTCTGTTTGTGCCTATATGCAAGTGTCAGTTCAACACGTTTTGGCAACCAGGGATCATGGGGCGTTCGTTCTCACTTAAGTTGGTACTTGTCACTGTTGAGGTTGAACTTTTGACAAGCTTCCCCCAGAACATCGACCATGTAGGTTCCGGGCGTGACTTTGATTTTCGTCCTTCTCAAGTCCGTAGAGAGCACTTCAACGTGCGCCGACATACTGGCGGTTTGACTATGATTGTGGGGGATAGTGAGAGAAGACGTGAACGTTGTTGCTTCTAGCGTTGAGCTGGCGCAACAAATTTGGTATGAAGGTCGGTCTCGCTGTGAAGTTTTATCGTTCAAGTGGTACGAGAAGGCTGAGACTTTGTTTTGTATTGACGCTGTCCTTGTGAAGCTGAGACGATGGAGTCCTTACAAGGAGTGGTTACGTAGTATAGTTGCTTGTGGATGTTATGTTTGGCGGCTGTTCTTCAGGCAACCCCGCGTAGCGTAATTGACAAATATCAGTCCACAGCAAGGAGGGGTTATAGAAGTAAGAGTTCGGGTTGAGACGAAATTGGATGAAGGAAAGCCTGATATGTGCTTTATCAGATGGTAATAAGAGCACTGAAAGTATCGATGGAAGTGATATGAGGCGGCGAGTGAGTGTCGTGTCTTCGGGTCACCGTCGTTTCGTGGAGTACACAAGATGTATAGTGAGCTTTCCGAGAGCTTCCACGGCCGACGGGCATCTTGTAAGATCAGGAGGGGCAATTACGCAGTACGTTTGATGGCAACACCGGGCATCCACCCAGCAACGGGGAAGGGGAGAAACAGCCGAATGGGTAGCTCCTGCCACCTAAGGTACAGACTGCTACAAACCAAATCCTAGCATCGCATGCCCCGTGCAGTGGCAGCCACATACCGTGGTAGAGTACCTTGGAGGTTACCTGTACTTGGCCATACAGAGGCACCTAGCACCCAGCAGAACCTGCCCTGCCAGGCACCCTTGTTAGTGGACACCACCTCCATCTAGTCCTCCGCCCAGCCAGCCGCGCCAGCTGCGTGTTGCCTTGCCCGGGCCTGTCCGTCTCGTCAACTGGAGCTTCCCTTGCCCGTTCGAAGGTGAGCTTGACAACGGAAACGGCAAGCTTTCTAACTACTCTCAccaaacatcaccatcacatCGCGAATACCCCTCACGGCGAAGACGAACAGTCCATCCTACTTGGACCACACTGCAGCAAACGTACCAGCCCCATCGCCGAACATCACTTCGTCATCCGAGCAAGCAACTATCACCACTTGCATCACATCCCAGGCACAAGATGGTAAGCCTGCCTGACCACTACGACACTTCAACTAAACCTATCTGCGAGGCAGACCAACAAGATTTGAAGCTAACAATGATGCCATCAAACAGTCGTCCCCCTTCTCGATAAGTACGATATTCCGATACCCGATCCTGTCTATCTTGACCCCTCCACCTTGAAAGGCATATCATCATCGCGCACCTTAACTAACCGCCGCTCTTCCTCACTCTCCACAGACGGCGGCGCTGCTGTCGCCATGGTCGGAAAAGACTGTGTAGCTATCGCGTGCGACCTGCGCCTCGGCCTTCAGGCGTTGACAGTCTCCAACAACTTTCCCAAGATCTTCCAGTACGGCGACGTCTTCCTTGGACTTACCGGTCTGGCGACGGACGTGTCGACCGTATCGGACCTGTTTCGGTACAAGGTGAACATGTACCGACTTCGGGAGGAGCGCAACATTGCACCCCGGACGTTCGCCAACCTCGTGTCCAGCAGCCTGTACGAGCGCCGCTTTGGGCCCTATTTTGTCAGTCCCGTTGTTGCTGGCCTGGATCCCAAGACGGGCGAGCCGTTCATCTGCGGCTTTGACAGCATTGGATGCATCGATTTCGCGAAGGACTTCATTGTGAGCGGAACGGCGACGGAGCAGTTGTTTGGCATGTGCGAGAACTTGTGGGAGCCGAATTTGGTATGTAATCTTTGCGAACCCCAACCCGACCTTCCATTAAAACCACTCGTTTTGGCTGTTTTTGTGTGTTGGGTTGTCATAGTGAGAGCGTGGTACTGACGATGACAATTACCTACCAGGGACCCGAGGACCTCTTCGAGACCATATCACAGGCTCTTCTTAACGCCGTCGACAGAGATGCCTTGTCAGGCTGGGGCGCCCATGTTTACATTATCGAGAAGGACAAGGTCACCAAAAGGCTATTGAAGGGACGACAGGATTAAACAGGACGTTTGGgcataatgatgatgatgaatctGGGCCAAGAGTATTCAAGTCGCATACGCGCTAGTGGATTATCGGTACCCTTGGGCTCTATAGAACAAATACATTTGCAACATGACAAACTGGCAAGCGGATAGGCCAGCTGTGCTTGTCAAAACGGGTAGAACTGATGTCAAGACGACAATGCCGTCACAGATTATGCATGGTGTAATCCGCTATGTATATGTTCTATCTATATAGACAAGAGGAGTTGTTTACGTCTAGATCTAAAACTATCAGACCAGGTCAAGTCTAACTACCACCAAAAAACCTAGagatccttcttcttatctGAGGACGTCGAGCTGGGGGTGCTCTGTACAAAGTACTTGCGTTCCACGGCCTTGAGAAGTTCGTCAAGAAGCCTAGACAAAGTATTAGCGTACTGTTCAAAAAGTATCACATGGAAGACGGATCTAGGGACTTACACAACTGGTGCACTGATGACGATCACGGCTTTCCACTCTGCCCAGTTCATGGGGAGAATCGAAAAGAGGGTCTGAAGGATGGGAGTGTAGAGAAGGGCGAAGTGCAAGGCCATGGACAGACCGATAGCATAGACGAGCATCATGTTCTTCCAAACAGGGAGCGTCAAGAGAGACTCGCTGGAAGAGAGGGCGTTCATGGCATTGAACATCTCAATGACGACCAAGATGGAGAGCGAGACGGTCGAACCGGCCTTGGCCATGTCGTTCGAGAACATGGCGCAGCCAATCTCAGGGAACTCGGTAGAGCAGCGATGGAAGTGAGATAGCTGGTAGAAGCTGATCTGAGGACCCTCCGAGTAGAACATGAACCACCAAGCGTAACCGGCGACCGTGGCGAGACCGACATAGGTACCAATGACCAGATAACGGAAGAAGAGCCATCCGCCGATGAGAGCCTCGTCACGCTTTCTGGGGTTGCGACGCATGATATCGTGGTCAGGGGGGTTGAAGGACAAGGCGGTAGCGGGGAGACCGTCGGTGACCAAGTTCACCCATAGAAGCTGAACCGGGATGAGAGCCTCAGGCATACCGAGAGCGGCCGTCAAAAAGATAGAGACGACCTCACCGATGTTCGAAGAGATGAGGTAGCGGATGAACTGCTGGGTGTTGTTGTAGATGGCGCGGCCTTCCTCGATGGCGACTTCGATAGTGGCAAAGTTATCATCAGCAAGCACCATGTCAGCAGCGAGCTTCGACACGTCGGTACCGGAACCCATAGCAACACCAATATCAGCCTTCTTCAGAGCAGGAGCATCGTTGACACCGTCGCCAGTCATAGCAACGACCTCACCGAGAGACTGGAGGAGATCAACCAGCTTAGACTTGTGAGTAGGCTCCACGCGAGAGAACAGAGAAGCAGTCTTGGCGGCCTCGAGCTGTTCACTAGGGGTAAGGTTATCGAATTCGCGACCAGTGTAGCTCTTGCCAGTTAAATCCTCGTTAGATCCAAAGACACCGATCTGACGGCAGATGCTCTCAGCGGTGTTGCGGTTATCACCGGTAATCACGACAACGCGAATACCTGCATCCTTGCACTTCTTGATAGAAGCAGCAACTTCAGGACGCGGAGGGTCAAGCATGCCGACGAGACCGATGAGAGTAAGGTTCTGTTCGAGAGAGGCATATTCGGCGGTAGACTTGGCGgtgtgaagaagagggttaCCAGCAACGTTGTCCAGACTAGCCAGTGCGATCACACGCAGACCGCGGTTGCCATACTCAACAACCTCCTTCATGAGGAGTTCGGACATGTTACTGTCCAAAGGTACCTTCTTGCCATCGGGACCGAGGAGAGCGTGAGTACAGCGTTCGATGAGCGATTCAGGGGCTCCCTTAACGAGAAGCTTCTGCTGTCCATCACGCTCAACCAAGACAGACATGCTCTTGCGGTCACGCGAAAACTCGTAGGTGGCAAGACGCTGATACTGCTTCTCGTACCAGGAGCTAGCGTAGTGAACGCGATCCTTGGGAGGACAATCAGAGGGGGCGCAGGGGCCGATCTTCTCGGTCAAAACGCGGAGGGCGCCTTCGGTAGCTTCGCCCACGTTCGAGAAAGTGCCGGTAGAGGGATGGTAGTCAAGGCGGGCATCGTTGCAGAGAGCGGCAACTTCGGTCAACTGAAGAATGGTAGCGGAGTTTTGAGCAAGGTCGGTAACCTTCTTGCCCTGCGACATGATAGCACCCTTGGGTTCAAAGGTAGTTCCCTCAAcatccagctcctccagATCAGTACCATCTTGGTTGAAATGGACGATTTTGTTAACGCTCATTTGGTTGGTGGTCAAAGTGCCGGTCTTGTCAGAGCAAATGACGCTGCAACTGCCCAGGGTCTCAACAGACGGAAGACTTCTCACCACGGCGTTCTTAGCTGCCATCTTGCGAGTTCCAAGGGCAAGGcaggtggtgatgacgaccGCAAGACCCTCGGGGATGGCCGCAACGCCAAGGGAAACGGCGATCTTGAGGTAGTAAATGGCACCCTTGGTCCAGTTTCCATGGCTAGGGTCGGCGAAATTAGGGATGTTGATGAGC includes the following:
- the pcb-3 gene encoding proteasome component PUP3, yielding MSSPFSINGGAAVAMVGKDCVAIACDLRLGLQALTVSNNFPKIFQYGDVFLGLTGLATDVSTVSDLFRYKVNMYRLREERNIAPRTFANLVSSSLYERRFGPYFVSPVVAGLDPKTGEPFICGFDSIGCIDFAKDFIVSGTATEQLFGMCENLWEPNLGPEDLFETISQALLNAVDRDALSGWGAHVYIIEKDKVTKRLLKGRQD
- the nca-1 gene encoding calcium-transporting ATPase sarcoplasmic/endoplasmic reticulum type; this translates as MEAAFAKPVDEVLSTFGVDPTTGLSDEQVAQSRAKYGRNAIPEEPPTPIWELILEQFKDQLVLILLGSAAISFVLALFEDEGGWSAFVDPAVIITILVLNAVVGVSQESSAEKAIAALQEYSANEANVVRNGQITRIKAEDLVPGDVVDIAVGARVPADCRLISIESNSFAVDQAILTGESESVGKDFQAVVSDDKAVLQDQVNMLFSGTTVVTGHAKAVVVLTGSNTAIGDIHESITAQISEPTPLKQKLNDFGDQLAKVITVICVLVWLINIPNFADPSHGNWTKGAIYYLKIAVSLGVAAIPEGLAVVITTCLALGTRKMAAKNAVVRSLPSVETLGSCSVICSDKTGTLTTNQMSVNKIVHFNQDGTDLEELDVEGTTFEPKGAIMSQGKKVTDLAQNSATILQLTEVAALCNDARLDYHPSTGTFSNVGEATEGALRVLTEKIGPCAPSDCPPKDRVHYASSWYEKQYQRLATYEFSRDRKSMSVLVERDGQQKLLVKGAPESLIERCTHALLGPDGKKVPLDSNMSELLMKEVVEYGNRGLRVIALASLDNVAGNPLLHTAKSTAEYASLEQNLTLIGLVGMLDPPRPEVAASIKKCKDAGIRVVVITGDNRNTAESICRQIGVFGSNEDLTGKSYTGREFDNLTPSEQLEAAKTASLFSRVEPTHKSKLVDLLQSLGEVVAMTGDGVNDAPALKKADIGVAMGSGTDVSKLAADMVLADDNFATIEVAIEEGRAIYNNTQQFIRYLISSNIGEVVSIFLTAALGMPEALIPVQLLWVNLVTDGLPATALSFNPPDHDIMRRNPRKRDEALIGGWLFFRYLVIGTYVGLATVAGYAWWFMFYSEGPQISFYQLSHFHRCSTEFPEIGCAMFSNDMAKAGSTVSLSILVVIEMFNAMNALSSSESLLTLPVWKNMMLVYAIGLSMALHFALLYTPILQTLFSILPMNWAEWKAVIVISAPVVLLDELLKAVERKYFVQSTPSSTSSDKKKDL